The following coding sequences lie in one Arachis hypogaea cultivar Tifrunner chromosome 4, arahy.Tifrunner.gnm2.J5K5, whole genome shotgun sequence genomic window:
- the LOC112797225 gene encoding clathrin light chain 2: MTELYPFPLLYKPSFTPSFSHNLNTISPPFWPNTKPSLLHINCFVSFSAVYVFCRWGFMAFSVEQNGEDVGRGFGVSDVVPGEGLALREWRRQNAIRLEEKEKKEKEMRMQIIEEVDEYKVEFYKKREVNVENKKASNREREKLFLENRDKFHAEADKNYWKAIGELIPREVAAIEKRGKKDKEKKPSIVVIQGPKPGKPTDLSRMRQILLKLKHNPPPHMNAKPPPSSESKKDAKTGPPDGASTSNTSPPSGAPAATPETVTAS, translated from the exons atgaccGAACTCTACCCtttccctctcctatataaaccctccttcactccttcattttcacacaacctaaacaccatttctccccccttttggccgaacacaaaacCATCTCTCCTTCATATTAATTGTTTTGTATCCTTCTCCGCCGTCTATGTATTCTGCCGCTGGGGATTCATGGCGTTCTCGGTGGAGCAGAACGGGGAGGACGTTGGCAGAGGTTTCGGTGTCTCTGATGTCGTTCCCGGCGAGGGGCTTGCTTTGAGGGAGTGGCGAAG GCAAAACGCGATTCGattggaggagaaggagaagaaggagaaggagatgaGGATGCAGATTATAGAGGAAGTGGATGAGTACAAAGTTGAGTTCTACAAGAAGCGTGAGGTTAATGTTGAGAATAAGAAAGCTTCCAACAGGGAAAGAGAGAAG CTATTTTTAGAAAACCGAGACAAGTTTCATGCTGAAGCCGACAAGAACTACTGGAAGGCAATTGGCGAACTCATACCCCGTGAAGTTGCAGCTATAGAGAAAAGAGGGAAGAAGGATAAAGAGAAGAAGCCTTCTATTGTGGTAATTCAGGGTCCAAAGCCAGGGAAGCCAACTGACCTTTCAAGAATGCGCCAGATACTATTGAAGCTCAAGCATAATCCCCCTCCACATATGAACGCCAAGCCACCACCATCATCAGAATCCAAAAAGGATGCCAAAACTGGGCCCCCTGATGGTGCTAGTACAAGTAATACTTCACCTCCCAGTGGTGCGCCAGCAGCAACTCCTGAGACTGTAACGGCATCTTGA
- the LOC140184203 gene encoding secreted RxLR effector protein 161-like, with product MNYSTQLSKSTGTPLEDVKPYRRLIGRLIYLTNTRPDICYAVSKLSQFLDCATDEHFKAALHILRYLKHAPSKGLLFDCSCDLSLRGFINSDLGTCPDTRRSVFGYYFFLGNSLVSWKSKKQQTVARSSSEAEYRTMTLATCEGIWLIYILNSFRITLVKPMTLFCDSQSARHIASNPVFHERTKHIEIDCHKVKQKVHDAMEA from the coding sequence ATGAACTACTCTACACAACTCTCTAAGTCTACTGGTACACCTTTGGAAGATGTTAAGCCATATAGAAGACTTATTGGGAGACTTATCTACCTTACAAATACAAGACCTGACATATGCTATGCTGTTAGCAAGCTAAGTCAGTTCTTGGATTGTGCTACTGATGAGCACTTTAAAGCTGCCCTGCACATCTTAAGATATCTAAAGCATGCTCCATCCAAAGGGTTACTGTTTGATTGCAGTTGTGATTTGTCTTTAAGAGGCTTTATCAATTCTGATTTGGGAACTTGTCCTGACACTCGAAGATCCGTGTTTGGGTATTATTTTTTCTTAGGAAATTCATTAGTCTCGTGGAAAAGTAAAAAACAACAAACCGTAGCTCGCTCCTCCTCTGAAGCGGAATATCGAACCATGACATTGGCCACTTGTGAAGGAATTTGGCTCATCTATATTCTGAACAGCTTTAGAATTACGTTAGTCAAGCCCATGACACTGTTCTGTGACAGTCAGTCAGCAAGACATATCGCATCCAATCCTGTATTTCATGAAAGAACGAAACATATAGAGATCGATTGCCACAAGGTCAAGCAGAAAGTACACGATGCAATGGAAGCCTAA